The Faecalibacter sp. LW9 genome has a segment encoding these proteins:
- a CDS encoding GH25 family lysozyme has product MAKKKSTSKKKQEIPYKFIFIGVITIVLVTFTVHYRHGINYWMKTVSRKLKGDTENSVEKLTKYDVRNIEVMDRYYLKTFGLDISQYQGDIDWAQMKTIYDIYPINFVFIRSTMGGFNTDKKFDENWEGAKQNDFIRGAYHFYRPDENSTAQAQNFIRNVNLKSGDLPPVLDIETMPRTQSMERLIEGLKNWCSIIEDHYGIQPIIYTSDKYFENFLRPHFEGYIIWIANYNFFVEDMKSHWNFWQFTEKAQIKGTSYKVDVNIYNGTVDGLKNLTL; this is encoded by the coding sequence ATGGCGAAGAAAAAATCTACATCGAAAAAAAAACAAGAAATCCCGTATAAATTCATCTTTATCGGAGTAATAACAATTGTTCTCGTGACCTTTACTGTACATTATCGCCATGGAATTAACTATTGGATGAAAACTGTTTCACGTAAACTAAAAGGAGATACTGAAAATTCGGTAGAAAAATTAACGAAATACGATGTAAGAAATATTGAAGTCATGGATCGATATTATCTAAAAACATTCGGCTTGGATATTTCCCAATATCAAGGTGATATTGATTGGGCTCAAATGAAAACCATTTACGACATTTATCCAATTAATTTTGTTTTTATCCGATCAACCATGGGTGGATTCAATACGGATAAAAAATTTGATGAGAATTGGGAAGGAGCGAAACAAAACGATTTTATTCGTGGGGCTTACCATTTTTACCGACCTGATGAAAATTCCACTGCACAAGCACAAAATTTCATCCGAAATGTTAATTTAAAATCTGGGGATTTACCACCCGTATTGGATATAGAAACGATGCCTCGTACACAATCTATGGAACGATTAATTGAGGGATTAAAAAATTGGTGTTCCATCATCGAAGATCATTACGGGATTCAACCGATTATTTATACTTCGGATAAATATTTTGAAAATTTTTTACGTCCTCATTTTGAAGGCTATATCATTTGGATTGCCAATTACAATTTCTTTGTAGAAGACATGAAATCCCATTGGAATTTTTGGCAATTCACTGAAAAAGCTCAAATTAAAGGAACCTCATATAAAGTGGATGTCAACATTTATAATGGAACCGTTGATGGTTTAAAAAATCTGACGTTATAA